A single window of Stigmatopora nigra isolate UIUO_SnigA chromosome 22, RoL_Snig_1.1, whole genome shotgun sequence DNA harbors:
- the LOC144215907 gene encoding FK506-binding protein 15-like isoform X5 — protein MDRAKLASLFGIDENNSQGNESFHYIAPKQPRKNSNPVSVIQTTAPSPGTFEVLIATAVQAFRYINGQYVKQGKLGAAILGNHTSKEYKLLLYLSQQKPVTSAKIHIDFIFTVQPNNYCTFYDDQRQNWSLMFESEKSASDFCKEVCLAKANTCNGLDVVLTQDLSLGEGQAVQHGDSLEVAYKGWLLQNHTIGEMFDSNQKKDKLLRVKIGAGKVIQGWEKGMLGMKKFGCRLIVVPPNLAYGSKGVPECIPANSTLIFSAALKRVKFSKESGSDQTSSRDSGGTLSSAPSLENLTQEPVVQTGETTQRAKSNSINEQTADVTKAKLISRMAKMGQPLLPFLTSQPDSSDSEFEQDSNTSRGKDTSAAPSPVQITSAAPVQGHVLPHPCPAFPSNVLPSITNFATQPSLLGNMHPFQPYSYTQTSVPTQLQSVGQVHPARVPFIGTNDVTSLLMIEARQQNTEIRLAVGKVADRVDQLASKVDDLQRQGTAPLSLSGISMESSMVMQNLLRIIQENECLKKEMFEKSSRIEEQNFKINELLNQNHGYLEQRDTLLEKSNDSKFSNVQSQARLLQAEKDKMQLNEALASTTAQLSEVKLEFLAHQQKFLELQTELSARQLDCERHSQHISELESQLEEFKKISERVQAQYGAEQLKCKEMELKLENMTEEVNDLKTIQDNLKQRCQHHVEVEESWKVKYKQALESIREKHLREMAEFKKERNNLLKEQREKDSQSSTVIASLERRVAGLQKKLNEQESSAYTATEVKRVMNAVFHSLRGEFDLNENYTGQTVLRILMNTIKNETLNHLHGKDSLTTLEKEELSDQEEEEEQKEDLEQKEEKVNNTVLVSEENAVSKRMEDGDHHRSQDPIHQDEAEMREQLPDSKEQFASDAPKFAPMTGLECHEKQEQAVNDTSGTANAKAGPHQSVLIEGEEEQSSVFLTKSGDIDPDSQECVGPPVKPPPPPNELQFSKGENKRLTGELPTENGESISQVAPLLQEEEEEDELSLKGRPPPDPLLDNNNNSEDDDPVWRS, from the exons ATGGATAG GGCCAAGTTGGCATCCTTGTTTGGGATTGACGAAAACAACAGTCAAGGGAATGAATCCTTTCATTATATAGCACCAAAACAGCCAAGAAAGAACTCAAACCCAG TTTCAGTCATCCAGACAACAGCACCATCACCTGGAACCTTTGAAGTGTTGATTGCCACGGCAGTCCAAGCCTTTCGAta TATAAATGGACAGTATGTGAAGCAGGGAAAGCTGGGGGCAGCCATATTGGGAAACCACACAAGTAAAGAG TACAAGCTGCTTTTGTACTTGAGCCAGCAGAAACCAGTGACTTCTGCCAAGATTCACATTGATTTCATATTCACG gtgcaACCAAACAATTATTGTACATTTTACGATGACCAAAGGCAGAATTGGTCTCTTATGTTTGAATCCGAGAAATCAGCATCTGATTTCTGTAAAGAA GTGTGTTTGGCAAAGGCAAACACCTGCAATGGGTTAGATGTAGTGCTAACTCAAGATCTAAGTCTGGGAGAAGGCCAAGCTGTCCAACATGGCGACTCTTTGGAGGTGGCGTATAAAGGCTGGCTCTTGCAGAACCACACTATTGGAGAG ATGTTTGActccaaccaaaaaaaagacaagttgtTACGTGTAAAAATTGGAGCCGGAAAAGTCATTCAA GGTTGGGAGAAAGGCATGCTGGGGATGAAGAAATTTGGCTGTCGACTCATTGTTGTCCCCCCAAACCTTGCCTATGGATCTAAAGGTGTCCCCGAATGCATTCCAGCTAACAGCACCCTTATTTTTTCAGCAGCGCTAAAACGA GTGAAATTCTCCAAAGAGTCTGGCTCTGATCAGACCAGTTCCAGAGATTCTGGTGGTACGCTTTCCTCTGCTCCTAGTCTTGAGAATTTGACACAAGAGCCAGTAGTGCAAACAGG GGAGACAACTCAACGTGCAAAATCAAATTCAATCAATGAACAG ACTGCAGATGTTACAAAAGCCAAGCTGATTTCTCGTATGGCAAAGATGGGCCAGCCCTTGTTACCTTTCCTAACAAGCCAGCCTGACTCTAGTGACTCGGAGTTTGAG CAGGATTCCAACACGAGTCGAGGCAAGGATACGTCTGCTGCGCCATCTCCTGTGCAGATCACTTCGGCTGCCCCCGTTCAAGGACATG TGCTTCCACACCCATGCCCCGCTTTTCCGTCCAACGTGCTTCCCAGCATTACCAATTTTGCCACACAGCCTAGTTTGCTAGGCAACATGCATCCTTTTCAG CCTTACTCCTATACGCAGACCTCTGTTCCGACTCAGCTCCAGTCCGTTGGCCAGGTTCATCCCGCACGTGTTCCTTTCATTG GCACCAATGACGTGACTTCCTTATTGATGATCGAGGCCAGACAGCAAAACACGGAAATCCGCTTAGCAGTCGGAAAAGTAGCTGACAGAGTCGATCAACTTGCATCTAAG gtaGATGATCTTCAAAGGCAGGGAACGGCCCCCCTGAGTCTGTCTGGTATATCAATGGAGTCCTCCATGGTCATGCAAAACCTTCTAAGAATCATCCAG GAAAATGAATGCTTAAAGAAGGAAATGTTTGAGAAAAGCTCTCGTATTGAGGAGCAAAACTTTAAAATCAATGAACTCTTAAACCAAAACCATGG GTATTTGGAACAGAGAGACACATTGTTGGAAAAGAGTAACGACTCAAAGTTCTCAAATGTACAGAGTCAGGCCAGACTACTCCAGGCTGAAAAAGACAAG ATGCAGTTGAATGAAGCACTGGCATCCACCACAGCCCAGTTATCTGAAGTCAAACTAGAGTTTTTGGCTCATCAACAGAAGTTTCTGGAGCTGCAGACTGAACTGAGCGCCAGGCAGCTCGACTGTGAACGCCACTCTCAACACATCTCTGAGCTGGAATCACAGCTTGAAG AGTTTAAGAAAATATCAGAAAGAGTCCAGGCTCAATATGGTGCAGAGCAGCTAAAATGCAAGGAGATGGAATTAAAGCTGGAAAATATGACGGAGGAAGTCAATGACCTGAAGACGATTCAAGATAATCTAAAACAA AGGTGTCAACACCATGTAGAGGTAGAGGAAAGTTGGAAGGTCAAGTACAAGCAGGCTTTAGAGTCAATTAGAGAAAAACATTTGAGGGAGATGGCCGAGTTTAAAAAGGAGAGAAATAATCTGTTAAAGGAGCAACGGGAAAAG GATTCACAGAGCTCCACTGTGATAGCGTCTTTGGAGAGACGGGTGGCTGGTCTTCAGAAGAAACTGAATGAGCAGGAAAGTTCAGCATATACAGCAACAGAG GTGAAGCGTGTCATGAATGCTGTTTTTCATTCTCTACGGGGAGAGTTTGATCTCAATGAAAATTACACTGGCCAAACTGTGCTCCGTATACTTATGAATACGATTAAG AATGAAACTTTAAATCATCTACATGGAAAAGACTCTCTTACAACACTTGAGAAAGAAGAGTTGTCCGatcaagaagaggaagaagaacaaaaagaagatTTGGAACAAAAAGAGGAGAAGGTAAACAACACGGTCCTCGTCAGTGAAGAAAATGCAGTCAGCAAACGCATGGAGGACGGCGACCATCACAGAAGTCAAGACCCAATTCATCAAGATGAAGCTGAAATGCGCGAGCAGTTACCTGATTCGAAGGAACAATTTGCTTCGGATGCGCCAAAATTTGCACCAATGACGGGATTAGAATGTCATGAAAAGCAGGAGCAGGCAGTAAATGACACAAGCGGGACAGCAAATGCCAAGGCTGGACCTCATCAAAGTGTTTTAATTGAGGGTGAAGAGGAGCAGagttctgtttttttaacaaaatcagGAGACATTGATCCAGACTCTCAGGAATGTGTTGGACCCCCAGTCAAACCACCCCCACCACCAAATGAACTTCAGTTTAGCAAGGGTGAAAATAAACG TCTGACTGGAGAATTGCCCACAGAAAACGGGGAGTCCATTTCTCAGGTAGCTCCTCTTttgcaagaagaagaagaggaagatgagttG agcctGAAGGGGCGTCCACCACCAGATCCATTgttggacaacaacaacaatagtgAAGATGATGATCCTGTTTGGCGGAGTTGA
- the LOC144215907 gene encoding FK506-binding protein 15-like isoform X4 has translation MFGGDDEDRDFLSPAGGAKLASLFGIDENNSQGNESFHYIAPKQPRKNSNPVSVIQTTAPSPGTFEVLIATAVQAFRYINGQYVKQGKLGAAILGNHTSKEYKLLLYLSQQKPVTSAKIHIDFIFTVQPNNYCTFYDDQRQNWSLMFESEKSASDFCKEVCLAKANTCNGLDVVLTQDLSLGEGQAVQHGDSLEVAYKGWLLQNHTIGEMFDSNQKKDKLLRVKIGAGKVIQGWEKGMLGMKKFGCRLIVVPPNLAYGSKGVPECIPANSTLIFSAALKRVKFSKESGSDQTSSRDSGGTLSSAPSLENLTQEPVVQTGETTQRAKSNSINEQTADVTKAKLISRMAKMGQPLLPFLTSQPDSSDSEFEDSNTSRGKDTSAAPSPVQITSAAPVQGHVLPHPCPAFPSNVLPSITNFATQPSLLGNMHPFQTSVPTQLQSVGQVHPARVPFIGTNDVTSLLMIEARQQNTEIRLAVGKVADRVDQLASKVDDLQRQGTAPLSLSGISMESSMVMQNLLRIIQENECLKKEMFEKSSRIEEQNFKINELLNQNHGYLEQRDTLLEKSNDSKFSNVQSQARLLQAEKDKMQLNEALASTTAQLSEVKLEFLAHQQKFLELQTELSARQLDCERHSQHISELESQLEEFKKISERVQAQYGAEQLKCKEMELKLENMTEEVNDLKTIQDNLKQRCQHHVEVEESWKVKYKQALESIREKHLREMAEFKKERNNLLKEQREKDSQSSTVIASLERRVAGLQKKLNEQESSAYTATEVKRVMNAVFHSLRGEFDLNENYTGQTVLRILMNTIKNETLNHLHGKDSLTTLEKEELSDQEEEEEQKEDLEQKEEKVNNTVLVSEENAVSKRMEDGDHHRSQDPIHQDEAEMREQLPDSKEQFASDAPKFAPMTGLECHEKQEQAVNDTSGTANAKAGPHQSVLIEGEEEQSSVFLTKSGDIDPDSQECVGPPVKPPPPPNELQFSKGENKRLTGELPTENGESISQVAPLLQEEEEEDELSLKGRPPPDPLLDNNNNSEDDDPVWRS, from the exons ATGTTTGGTGGAGACGACGAAGATAGAGATTTCTTGTCACCCGCAGGCGG GGCCAAGTTGGCATCCTTGTTTGGGATTGACGAAAACAACAGTCAAGGGAATGAATCCTTTCATTATATAGCACCAAAACAGCCAAGAAAGAACTCAAACCCAG TTTCAGTCATCCAGACAACAGCACCATCACCTGGAACCTTTGAAGTGTTGATTGCCACGGCAGTCCAAGCCTTTCGAta TATAAATGGACAGTATGTGAAGCAGGGAAAGCTGGGGGCAGCCATATTGGGAAACCACACAAGTAAAGAG TACAAGCTGCTTTTGTACTTGAGCCAGCAGAAACCAGTGACTTCTGCCAAGATTCACATTGATTTCATATTCACG gtgcaACCAAACAATTATTGTACATTTTACGATGACCAAAGGCAGAATTGGTCTCTTATGTTTGAATCCGAGAAATCAGCATCTGATTTCTGTAAAGAA GTGTGTTTGGCAAAGGCAAACACCTGCAATGGGTTAGATGTAGTGCTAACTCAAGATCTAAGTCTGGGAGAAGGCCAAGCTGTCCAACATGGCGACTCTTTGGAGGTGGCGTATAAAGGCTGGCTCTTGCAGAACCACACTATTGGAGAG ATGTTTGActccaaccaaaaaaaagacaagttgtTACGTGTAAAAATTGGAGCCGGAAAAGTCATTCAA GGTTGGGAGAAAGGCATGCTGGGGATGAAGAAATTTGGCTGTCGACTCATTGTTGTCCCCCCAAACCTTGCCTATGGATCTAAAGGTGTCCCCGAATGCATTCCAGCTAACAGCACCCTTATTTTTTCAGCAGCGCTAAAACGA GTGAAATTCTCCAAAGAGTCTGGCTCTGATCAGACCAGTTCCAGAGATTCTGGTGGTACGCTTTCCTCTGCTCCTAGTCTTGAGAATTTGACACAAGAGCCAGTAGTGCAAACAGG GGAGACAACTCAACGTGCAAAATCAAATTCAATCAATGAACAG ACTGCAGATGTTACAAAAGCCAAGCTGATTTCTCGTATGGCAAAGATGGGCCAGCCCTTGTTACCTTTCCTAACAAGCCAGCCTGACTCTAGTGACTCGGAGTTTGAG GATTCCAACACGAGTCGAGGCAAGGATACGTCTGCTGCGCCATCTCCTGTGCAGATCACTTCGGCTGCCCCCGTTCAAGGACATG TGCTTCCACACCCATGCCCCGCTTTTCCGTCCAACGTGCTTCCCAGCATTACCAATTTTGCCACACAGCCTAGTTTGCTAGGCAACATGCATCCTTTTCAG ACCTCTGTTCCGACTCAGCTCCAGTCCGTTGGCCAGGTTCATCCCGCACGTGTTCCTTTCATTG GCACCAATGACGTGACTTCCTTATTGATGATCGAGGCCAGACAGCAAAACACGGAAATCCGCTTAGCAGTCGGAAAAGTAGCTGACAGAGTCGATCAACTTGCATCTAAG gtaGATGATCTTCAAAGGCAGGGAACGGCCCCCCTGAGTCTGTCTGGTATATCAATGGAGTCCTCCATGGTCATGCAAAACCTTCTAAGAATCATCCAG GAAAATGAATGCTTAAAGAAGGAAATGTTTGAGAAAAGCTCTCGTATTGAGGAGCAAAACTTTAAAATCAATGAACTCTTAAACCAAAACCATGG GTATTTGGAACAGAGAGACACATTGTTGGAAAAGAGTAACGACTCAAAGTTCTCAAATGTACAGAGTCAGGCCAGACTACTCCAGGCTGAAAAAGACAAG ATGCAGTTGAATGAAGCACTGGCATCCACCACAGCCCAGTTATCTGAAGTCAAACTAGAGTTTTTGGCTCATCAACAGAAGTTTCTGGAGCTGCAGACTGAACTGAGCGCCAGGCAGCTCGACTGTGAACGCCACTCTCAACACATCTCTGAGCTGGAATCACAGCTTGAAG AGTTTAAGAAAATATCAGAAAGAGTCCAGGCTCAATATGGTGCAGAGCAGCTAAAATGCAAGGAGATGGAATTAAAGCTGGAAAATATGACGGAGGAAGTCAATGACCTGAAGACGATTCAAGATAATCTAAAACAA AGGTGTCAACACCATGTAGAGGTAGAGGAAAGTTGGAAGGTCAAGTACAAGCAGGCTTTAGAGTCAATTAGAGAAAAACATTTGAGGGAGATGGCCGAGTTTAAAAAGGAGAGAAATAATCTGTTAAAGGAGCAACGGGAAAAG GATTCACAGAGCTCCACTGTGATAGCGTCTTTGGAGAGACGGGTGGCTGGTCTTCAGAAGAAACTGAATGAGCAGGAAAGTTCAGCATATACAGCAACAGAG GTGAAGCGTGTCATGAATGCTGTTTTTCATTCTCTACGGGGAGAGTTTGATCTCAATGAAAATTACACTGGCCAAACTGTGCTCCGTATACTTATGAATACGATTAAG AATGAAACTTTAAATCATCTACATGGAAAAGACTCTCTTACAACACTTGAGAAAGAAGAGTTGTCCGatcaagaagaggaagaagaacaaaaagaagatTTGGAACAAAAAGAGGAGAAGGTAAACAACACGGTCCTCGTCAGTGAAGAAAATGCAGTCAGCAAACGCATGGAGGACGGCGACCATCACAGAAGTCAAGACCCAATTCATCAAGATGAAGCTGAAATGCGCGAGCAGTTACCTGATTCGAAGGAACAATTTGCTTCGGATGCGCCAAAATTTGCACCAATGACGGGATTAGAATGTCATGAAAAGCAGGAGCAGGCAGTAAATGACACAAGCGGGACAGCAAATGCCAAGGCTGGACCTCATCAAAGTGTTTTAATTGAGGGTGAAGAGGAGCAGagttctgtttttttaacaaaatcagGAGACATTGATCCAGACTCTCAGGAATGTGTTGGACCCCCAGTCAAACCACCCCCACCACCAAATGAACTTCAGTTTAGCAAGGGTGAAAATAAACG TCTGACTGGAGAATTGCCCACAGAAAACGGGGAGTCCATTTCTCAGGTAGCTCCTCTTttgcaagaagaagaagaggaagatgagttG agcctGAAGGGGCGTCCACCACCAGATCCATTgttggacaacaacaacaatagtgAAGATGATGATCCTGTTTGGCGGAGTTGA
- the LOC144215907 gene encoding FK506-binding protein 15-like isoform X3, with protein MFGGDDEDRDFLSPAGGAKLASLFGIDENNSQGNESFHYIAPKQPRKNSNPVSVIQTTAPSPGTFEVLIATAVQAFRYINGQYVKQGKLGAAILGNHTSKEYKLLLYLSQQKPVTSAKIHIDFIFTVQPNNYCTFYDDQRQNWSLMFESEKSASDFCKEVCLAKANTCNGLDVVLTQDLSLGEGQAVQHGDSLEVAYKGWLLQNHTIGEMFDSNQKKDKLLRVKIGAGKVIQGWEKGMLGMKKFGCRLIVVPPNLAYGSKGVPECIPANSTLIFSAALKRVKFSKESGSDQTSSRDSGGTLSSAPSLENLTQEPVVQTGETTQRAKSNSINEQTADVTKAKLISRMAKMGQPLLPFLTSQPDSSDSEFEQDSNTSRGKDTSAAPSPVQITSAAPVQGHVLPHPCPAFPSNVLPSITNFATQPSLLGNMHPFQTSVPTQLQSVGQVHPARVPFIGTNDVTSLLMIEARQQNTEIRLAVGKVADRVDQLASKVDDLQRQGTAPLSLSGISMESSMVMQNLLRIIQENECLKKEMFEKSSRIEEQNFKINELLNQNHGYLEQRDTLLEKSNDSKFSNVQSQARLLQAEKDKMQLNEALASTTAQLSEVKLEFLAHQQKFLELQTELSARQLDCERHSQHISELESQLEEFKKISERVQAQYGAEQLKCKEMELKLENMTEEVNDLKTIQDNLKQRCQHHVEVEESWKVKYKQALESIREKHLREMAEFKKERNNLLKEQREKDSQSSTVIASLERRVAGLQKKLNEQESSAYTATEVKRVMNAVFHSLRGEFDLNENYTGQTVLRILMNTIKNETLNHLHGKDSLTTLEKEELSDQEEEEEQKEDLEQKEEKVNNTVLVSEENAVSKRMEDGDHHRSQDPIHQDEAEMREQLPDSKEQFASDAPKFAPMTGLECHEKQEQAVNDTSGTANAKAGPHQSVLIEGEEEQSSVFLTKSGDIDPDSQECVGPPVKPPPPPNELQFSKGENKRLTGELPTENGESISQVAPLLQEEEEEDELSLKGRPPPDPLLDNNNNSEDDDPVWRS; from the exons ATGTTTGGTGGAGACGACGAAGATAGAGATTTCTTGTCACCCGCAGGCGG GGCCAAGTTGGCATCCTTGTTTGGGATTGACGAAAACAACAGTCAAGGGAATGAATCCTTTCATTATATAGCACCAAAACAGCCAAGAAAGAACTCAAACCCAG TTTCAGTCATCCAGACAACAGCACCATCACCTGGAACCTTTGAAGTGTTGATTGCCACGGCAGTCCAAGCCTTTCGAta TATAAATGGACAGTATGTGAAGCAGGGAAAGCTGGGGGCAGCCATATTGGGAAACCACACAAGTAAAGAG TACAAGCTGCTTTTGTACTTGAGCCAGCAGAAACCAGTGACTTCTGCCAAGATTCACATTGATTTCATATTCACG gtgcaACCAAACAATTATTGTACATTTTACGATGACCAAAGGCAGAATTGGTCTCTTATGTTTGAATCCGAGAAATCAGCATCTGATTTCTGTAAAGAA GTGTGTTTGGCAAAGGCAAACACCTGCAATGGGTTAGATGTAGTGCTAACTCAAGATCTAAGTCTGGGAGAAGGCCAAGCTGTCCAACATGGCGACTCTTTGGAGGTGGCGTATAAAGGCTGGCTCTTGCAGAACCACACTATTGGAGAG ATGTTTGActccaaccaaaaaaaagacaagttgtTACGTGTAAAAATTGGAGCCGGAAAAGTCATTCAA GGTTGGGAGAAAGGCATGCTGGGGATGAAGAAATTTGGCTGTCGACTCATTGTTGTCCCCCCAAACCTTGCCTATGGATCTAAAGGTGTCCCCGAATGCATTCCAGCTAACAGCACCCTTATTTTTTCAGCAGCGCTAAAACGA GTGAAATTCTCCAAAGAGTCTGGCTCTGATCAGACCAGTTCCAGAGATTCTGGTGGTACGCTTTCCTCTGCTCCTAGTCTTGAGAATTTGACACAAGAGCCAGTAGTGCAAACAGG GGAGACAACTCAACGTGCAAAATCAAATTCAATCAATGAACAG ACTGCAGATGTTACAAAAGCCAAGCTGATTTCTCGTATGGCAAAGATGGGCCAGCCCTTGTTACCTTTCCTAACAAGCCAGCCTGACTCTAGTGACTCGGAGTTTGAG CAGGATTCCAACACGAGTCGAGGCAAGGATACGTCTGCTGCGCCATCTCCTGTGCAGATCACTTCGGCTGCCCCCGTTCAAGGACATG TGCTTCCACACCCATGCCCCGCTTTTCCGTCCAACGTGCTTCCCAGCATTACCAATTTTGCCACACAGCCTAGTTTGCTAGGCAACATGCATCCTTTTCAG ACCTCTGTTCCGACTCAGCTCCAGTCCGTTGGCCAGGTTCATCCCGCACGTGTTCCTTTCATTG GCACCAATGACGTGACTTCCTTATTGATGATCGAGGCCAGACAGCAAAACACGGAAATCCGCTTAGCAGTCGGAAAAGTAGCTGACAGAGTCGATCAACTTGCATCTAAG gtaGATGATCTTCAAAGGCAGGGAACGGCCCCCCTGAGTCTGTCTGGTATATCAATGGAGTCCTCCATGGTCATGCAAAACCTTCTAAGAATCATCCAG GAAAATGAATGCTTAAAGAAGGAAATGTTTGAGAAAAGCTCTCGTATTGAGGAGCAAAACTTTAAAATCAATGAACTCTTAAACCAAAACCATGG GTATTTGGAACAGAGAGACACATTGTTGGAAAAGAGTAACGACTCAAAGTTCTCAAATGTACAGAGTCAGGCCAGACTACTCCAGGCTGAAAAAGACAAG ATGCAGTTGAATGAAGCACTGGCATCCACCACAGCCCAGTTATCTGAAGTCAAACTAGAGTTTTTGGCTCATCAACAGAAGTTTCTGGAGCTGCAGACTGAACTGAGCGCCAGGCAGCTCGACTGTGAACGCCACTCTCAACACATCTCTGAGCTGGAATCACAGCTTGAAG AGTTTAAGAAAATATCAGAAAGAGTCCAGGCTCAATATGGTGCAGAGCAGCTAAAATGCAAGGAGATGGAATTAAAGCTGGAAAATATGACGGAGGAAGTCAATGACCTGAAGACGATTCAAGATAATCTAAAACAA AGGTGTCAACACCATGTAGAGGTAGAGGAAAGTTGGAAGGTCAAGTACAAGCAGGCTTTAGAGTCAATTAGAGAAAAACATTTGAGGGAGATGGCCGAGTTTAAAAAGGAGAGAAATAATCTGTTAAAGGAGCAACGGGAAAAG GATTCACAGAGCTCCACTGTGATAGCGTCTTTGGAGAGACGGGTGGCTGGTCTTCAGAAGAAACTGAATGAGCAGGAAAGTTCAGCATATACAGCAACAGAG GTGAAGCGTGTCATGAATGCTGTTTTTCATTCTCTACGGGGAGAGTTTGATCTCAATGAAAATTACACTGGCCAAACTGTGCTCCGTATACTTATGAATACGATTAAG AATGAAACTTTAAATCATCTACATGGAAAAGACTCTCTTACAACACTTGAGAAAGAAGAGTTGTCCGatcaagaagaggaagaagaacaaaaagaagatTTGGAACAAAAAGAGGAGAAGGTAAACAACACGGTCCTCGTCAGTGAAGAAAATGCAGTCAGCAAACGCATGGAGGACGGCGACCATCACAGAAGTCAAGACCCAATTCATCAAGATGAAGCTGAAATGCGCGAGCAGTTACCTGATTCGAAGGAACAATTTGCTTCGGATGCGCCAAAATTTGCACCAATGACGGGATTAGAATGTCATGAAAAGCAGGAGCAGGCAGTAAATGACACAAGCGGGACAGCAAATGCCAAGGCTGGACCTCATCAAAGTGTTTTAATTGAGGGTGAAGAGGAGCAGagttctgtttttttaacaaaatcagGAGACATTGATCCAGACTCTCAGGAATGTGTTGGACCCCCAGTCAAACCACCCCCACCACCAAATGAACTTCAGTTTAGCAAGGGTGAAAATAAACG TCTGACTGGAGAATTGCCCACAGAAAACGGGGAGTCCATTTCTCAGGTAGCTCCTCTTttgcaagaagaagaagaggaagatgagttG agcctGAAGGGGCGTCCACCACCAGATCCATTgttggacaacaacaacaatagtgAAGATGATGATCCTGTTTGGCGGAGTTGA